The sequence GCCACCACCAGCAGGTTGGGAACCGTCACCATCGCAATCGCCTGGTAGATTTGGGCGAGGGTCGCTTGAGCGCAGTCCAATGTCAGTAAAAATTGCTCTGGTTGTACTGAAATCTTTTGCCCCGCAGGGAGCGTTAATTGCCAATGGGAACCGGTCGCCCGCAACCATGCCCCCGGAGCCAGGGGTGCCTGCGCCACCGTCACACTGATGCCCCGCCGGTTCAAGGACTGAATCAAGGAATCCCGTGCCAGAGCGGGTTCCAGCGTCAGATGCCGCAGGTGTGCCAAGGTTTCCAGGGTCGCCCCGTCCGGTAAACCGGTTTGCACCAACCCCCGATGCACTGCCAGGGGCAACACCACCCGCAAAGGCGTGGCAAAGTCCAACTGCAAGAGGGGCAACCCCGCCGCCAAGGAACCCGTCGCCAGCCAAATCAGGGACGTACCGAGCAACGTGGGGGGGAGTAAAAATTCTTCGGTTGTCACTACCAGGGATTGCGCCTGGGTATCCAGATTGCGCTCATCCAGCACGTGCAGATGGTGTTTGTACCGTCCTAAAATATCTGCCCCCACCAGCAACAACGCCGGTGCCACAAATTCCCCCCGCAGAGTGTGTAGTCCCATCCACAGGGAGTCTAGTAATTCCACCTGAAGCCGTTGCCGGTACGCCAAACCCCGCAGAGCTTCGGTCACAAAAGGAAGTGCTGTAATTGCGATTCCTGCCCCCACCAACACCGCCGGAATTTCTAACGGCAGTGCCAACACACTCAACCCCAACACGGTCAAGGAAAGGGGAAAATAATCGGCGGCTACCTCTAAAAATTCCTCATCTTTTGCCACCGCCAAAGTATCAAACAAGCGGCTAATGGCTGTTAATAAATCCTCTAATTGCCAGCACGTCGGGTCGTAATGGATAATTAAAGAATGGGCGGCGGCATTGGTGCGAACGTCGGTAATTCCTTGCCAAGTTAATAATGTAGTTTCGATATGAAAAAGACCCCGATTGAAGTCATGGATGCGTAAACGCACCCGCCCCGGTATTTGATGAATGAGGGTGTAATGGGGGTGATTCATGGGTTTAAGCTCCGAAAAAAATCCACAACATCTGATACTAAAATTTCCTGGGATATTCGCCCTTTGCGGGTGATGATTTCTACCTTATTTTGGGCGAGGGAACGCCCCGGCACGATCCGATAGGGAATCCCCAATAAATCCGCATCCTTGAATTTGACCCCCGCCCGCTCCGGTCGGTCATCCAAGAGTACCTCAATTCCCGCATTTTGTAATTCCTGATAGAGTTTTTCCGCCACTTCTACCTGTTGGGGTTCCTGCATATTCGGGATAGAAATGATCACCAAATAAGGAGCAATAGGGGGTGACCAAATGATGCCATATTCATCGTGGGATTGCTCAATAGCCGCTTGCGCCAACCGGGACACCCCCAACCCATAACAGCCCATCACCAACGGCACTTCCTGCCCCTGTTCATTGGTAAAGGTGGCTCCCATTTTTTCCGAGTATTTCGTCCCCAATTGAAAAATATGCCCAACTTCAATCCCCCTCGCACTGTGTAATATCTGCTGGGGGTCATGCACCGCCCGGTCACCCGCTTGGGCTTTGCGGACATCAACCACAGTCATTACGGCGGGAAATTCCTGCCCCCAATTGGCTCCTACCCAATGGTAATCCACTTCGTTTGCCCCGGTGGCAAAATTCCGCAAATCCACCACCGTTTGGTCATATAAACGCAGAAATTTAGGGTGAATCTGTGGGTCAGTTTTTAAGTAATCATCCGGGAGATTGGGAGCAATGTAACCCCAGGGTAAATCCTGCTCTGCCCATTGTTTTTGATTCTCCTGATTGGCAATCGTCAATTTCAAAACCTGTTGTGCCTGGAATTGGGGAGCTAACCGGGTGATTTCATTGCTAAGTTTGACTTCATTAACCTCTTGATCCCCCCGAATACTCACTAATACCAATATCATTAACCCCGTATCTAAAATCGCTTGATATAAAAGATTTTTGACCGTGTGGGTAGGGGAACAATTTAATGCCTCACAGAGCGTGGTAATTGTGGGGGTATTGGGTGTGAATTTTCGCTCTGGTTTAGTAAAAGCTGAAGGCGTTGCTTCCGGGGCTAAAGAAATCGCTTTTTCCACATTGGCGGCGTATTGTCCATCCGGGGTATAAAGCACCTCATCCTCCCCCGCCTGCGCCAGGATCATAAATTCTTGGGAACCAGAACCGCCAATGGCACCGCTATCGGCTTGCACGGGGCGATAATCCAGCCCACACCGTTCAAAAATCCGGCAATAGGCTCGGTACATTTTTTCATAGGATGCCCGCATTCCCGCCTCATCCGCATCAAAGGAATAGGCATCTTTCATGATAAATTCCCGCCCCCGCATCAACCCAAACCGAGGTCGAATTTCATCCCGAAATTTGGTTTGAATTTGATATAAATTCAGAGGTAATTGGCGATAGGAACGGATCAAATTTCTCGCCACATCCGTAATCACTTCCTCATGGGTGGGTCCCAGTCCCAATTCCCGCTGTTGCCGGTCGGTAAGGGTAAACATAATTCCCTCACCTTGCGTATAAGTGTCCCACCGCCCGGATTCCTGCCACAAACTTGCCGGTTGGAGTTGGGGCAAAAGACATTCCTGCGCTCCGGCGGCATCCATTTCCGTGCGGACAATGTGCATGATTTTTTGCAGTACCCGCCACAGCAGGGGCAAATACACATAAATCCCCGGGCTCACCCGCCGGATATAGCCCGCCCGCAGGAGTAACTTATGGCTGATAATTTCCGCTTCCGCTGGGTCTTCCCGCAGGGTCACCAGCAACATCTGGGCACAGC comes from Synechococcus sp. C9 and encodes:
- a CDS encoding proline--tRNA ligase, with protein sequence MRCAQMLLVTLREDPAEAEIISHKLLLRAGYIRRVSPGIYVYLPLLWRVLQKIMHIVRTEMDAAGAQECLLPQLQPASLWQESGRWDTYTQGEGIMFTLTDRQQRELGLGPTHEEVITDVARNLIRSYRQLPLNLYQIQTKFRDEIRPRFGLMRGREFIMKDAYSFDADEAGMRASYEKMYRAYCRIFERCGLDYRPVQADSGAIGGSGSQEFMILAQAGEDEVLYTPDGQYAANVEKAISLAPEATPSAFTKPERKFTPNTPTITTLCEALNCSPTHTVKNLLYQAILDTGLMILVLVSIRGDQEVNEVKLSNEITRLAPQFQAQQVLKLTIANQENQKQWAEQDLPWGYIAPNLPDDYLKTDPQIHPKFLRLYDQTVVDLRNFATGANEVDYHWVGANWGQEFPAVMTVVDVRKAQAGDRAVHDPQQILHSARGIEVGHIFQLGTKYSEKMGATFTNEQGQEVPLVMGCYGLGVSRLAQAAIEQSHDEYGIIWSPPIAPYLVIISIPNMQEPQQVEVAEKLYQELQNAGIEVLLDDRPERAGVKFKDADLLGIPYRIVPGRSLAQNKVEIITRKGRISQEILVSDVVDFFRSLNP